CAGGAGGCGGCGCGCAAGGACCTCGGGCCGATGACGAGCGTCAGCCCCGGTGCGACGGAGCCCGATGTGGAGCCCGGCTGGCGCACCGAGCTGGACCGGAATCTGCAGGGCATGGTGGAGGCCTGGCACGCCCCGGAGGCCTGGGAGGGCGAGACCCAGGCGGGCGGCGTGACCCTTCCCGCGGCCATGGCGGGCCGGATCGCGCTCAACGAGCTGGTACTGCACGGCTGGGACCTGGCGCGCGCCACCGGTCAGGAGTACGCGCCCGACACCGCCAGTCTCGGGGTCTCGTATGCGCTGCTCACGCAGTTTGCCGAGAGCCCGGAGCGCGGGCCGTTCGGCCCACCGGTGGCGGTGGCAGCGGGGGCACCGCTCCTCGATCAGGCGGTGGCGCTCAGCGGCCGTCGGCCCGACTGGGCGCCGCCGGGGTCGTAGCCGGGGCCGTAGCCGGTGTCATCGGCGGTGCGG
This portion of the Streptomyces sp. 2114.4 genome encodes:
- a CDS encoding TIGR03086 family metal-binding protein, which encodes MTETIDFAAQARLVSQLAARTADEQLDAPTPCEAYAVRHLLGHLVGLAAAFQEAARKDLGPMTSVSPGATEPDVEPGWRTELDRNLQGMVEAWHAPEAWEGETQAGGVTLPAAMAGRIALNELVLHGWDLARATGQEYAPDTASLGVSYALLTQFAESPERGPFGPPVAVAAGAPLLDQAVALSGRRPDWAPPGS